In a genomic window of Curtobacterium flaccumfaciens pv. betae:
- a CDS encoding ExeM/NucH family extracellular endonuclease — translation MANTLGRTLLCATAAATLLAAPLVTVTAATANPEGTGLVIEEAYLKAGSKGAFYNEKFVEIGNPTDAAVSLDGWSLQYRSATGAGTFSASALQGTVPAKGTFLVSMAGNGGASPAGEDLPAADDTATLNPSGTTGTLVLSDATAPLALAAGPVATGTDGVVDLLGYGASNTFESTVRTVTGDNSVPNGLVRQGTTDTDVNGADFSVTTTLTPRNAAGETTAPTAPTEPTDPGDGGTPTPGTPAETVTIAQLQGTTDTSPYAGKNVTTDGVVTAVYGTGGFNGYTIQTPGTGGAIDLAAHTASDAVFVFSFATAGLVREGDHVRVTGAVSEYFGLTELTVSGASSLQQLDDSVAAPQPAAVAFPSSDAQRESLESMLVAPQGAYTVADNYTTNQYGEVVLASGTKRLIQPTEVGRPGSAAAKAVEADNAARKVTLDDGASTNFLTQANQGIPVSWLTQGPVTVGAAATFTEPVVLDYRNNGWKFQPTAPITGATPAAELPASFSKVRQPAPRDVGGDLKLAGFNVLNYFPTTGDELTGCKYYTDRAGDPVTVNSGCDARGAAEQDDFLRQQVKIVKAINGLDADVVSLEEIENSVRFGQDRDAAVATLVDALNAATGQDTWAYAKSPAVVPASEDVIRLALIYKKDRVEPVGESTILLDDAFTNARQPVADAFRPVGGTADDDFLVIANHFKSKGSGTGENADQGDGQGASNADRVEQAKALVTFSTDMQEQYGTDKVFMLGDFNAYSKEDPVVVLDEAGYTDLGPALDSTEYSYVFSGLSGSLDHVFASEAALETVTGVDIWNINSVESVGLEYSRYNYNATNLYNDDVYRASDHDPILVGFDLDAAGTDPGTDPTPVPAPTPTPVPTPVPPVDGITPPVVPVAPSGSLLTEASRGGVSAPASARAGETITVTVGTASAGDAVNVWLFSEPTLIGTVVVGADGTVRVTIPADTVAGVHRLAVTAADGSLIGWTPITITTDGQLAFTGAAGLGAGALVAFLLLAAGAGVLVVRRRRRTVAAE, via the coding sequence ATGGCCAACACCCTCGGGCGCACTCTGCTGTGCGCCACGGCGGCCGCGACGCTCCTCGCGGCCCCACTCGTCACCGTCACCGCAGCGACCGCGAACCCCGAGGGGACCGGCCTCGTCATCGAGGAGGCCTACCTGAAGGCGGGGAGCAAGGGCGCGTTCTACAACGAGAAGTTCGTCGAGATCGGCAACCCGACCGACGCCGCCGTGTCGCTCGACGGGTGGTCGTTGCAGTACCGGTCCGCGACGGGCGCCGGCACGTTCTCGGCCAGTGCGCTCCAGGGCACCGTGCCGGCAAAGGGCACCTTCCTGGTGTCGATGGCGGGCAACGGCGGGGCCAGCCCGGCTGGCGAGGACCTGCCCGCAGCCGACGACACCGCGACGCTCAACCCGTCGGGCACCACCGGCACGCTCGTGCTGTCCGACGCCACCGCACCCCTGGCGCTCGCCGCCGGACCCGTCGCCACCGGCACCGACGGCGTGGTCGACCTGCTCGGCTACGGCGCCTCGAACACGTTCGAGTCGACCGTGCGCACCGTGACCGGGGACAACTCCGTGCCGAACGGCCTGGTCCGCCAGGGCACCACGGACACCGACGTCAACGGTGCGGACTTCTCGGTGACGACCACGCTCACCCCGCGGAACGCCGCGGGCGAGACCACTGCACCGACCGCGCCCACGGAACCGACCGACCCGGGTGACGGCGGGACCCCCACGCCCGGCACCCCCGCCGAGACGGTGACCATCGCCCAGCTGCAGGGCACCACGGACACCTCGCCGTACGCCGGCAAGAACGTCACGACCGACGGCGTCGTCACCGCGGTCTACGGCACCGGCGGCTTCAACGGCTACACGATCCAGACCCCGGGCACCGGCGGCGCGATCGACCTCGCCGCCCACACCGCGTCCGACGCCGTGTTCGTCTTCTCGTTCGCCACCGCCGGGCTGGTGCGCGAGGGCGACCACGTGCGGGTCACCGGCGCCGTGTCCGAGTACTTCGGCCTGACCGAGCTCACGGTGTCCGGGGCCTCGTCGCTGCAGCAGCTGGACGACAGCGTCGCGGCACCGCAGCCGGCCGCGGTCGCGTTCCCGTCGTCCGACGCCCAGCGCGAGTCGCTCGAGAGCATGCTCGTCGCTCCCCAGGGGGCGTACACCGTCGCCGACAACTACACGACGAACCAGTACGGCGAGGTCGTGCTCGCCAGCGGCACGAAGCGTCTGATCCAGCCGACCGAGGTCGGCCGCCCGGGCAGCGCCGCGGCGAAGGCCGTCGAGGCCGACAACGCTGCGCGCAAGGTCACGCTCGACGACGGTGCGAGCACCAACTTCCTGACCCAGGCGAACCAGGGCATCCCGGTGTCGTGGCTCACCCAGGGCCCGGTCACCGTCGGGGCCGCCGCCACCTTCACCGAGCCGGTCGTCCTGGACTACCGCAACAACGGGTGGAAGTTCCAGCCGACCGCGCCGATCACGGGTGCGACCCCGGCCGCCGAACTGCCGGCGTCGTTCTCGAAGGTGCGCCAGCCGGCCCCGCGGGACGTCGGTGGTGACCTGAAGCTCGCCGGCTTCAACGTCCTCAACTACTTCCCGACCACGGGCGACGAGCTCACCGGCTGCAAGTACTACACGGACCGTGCCGGAGACCCCGTCACGGTGAACTCGGGCTGCGACGCCCGCGGTGCCGCCGAGCAGGACGACTTCCTGCGCCAGCAGGTCAAGATCGTGAAGGCGATCAACGGCCTGGACGCCGACGTCGTCTCGCTCGAGGAGATCGAGAACTCCGTCCGCTTCGGTCAGGACCGTGACGCCGCCGTGGCCACCCTGGTCGACGCGCTCAACGCCGCCACCGGCCAGGACACCTGGGCCTACGCGAAGTCCCCGGCCGTCGTGCCCGCGAGCGAGGACGTCATCCGCCTCGCCCTGATCTACAAGAAGGACCGCGTCGAGCCCGTCGGCGAGTCGACGATCCTGCTCGACGACGCGTTCACGAACGCCCGCCAGCCCGTCGCGGACGCGTTCCGCCCGGTCGGCGGCACCGCGGACGACGACTTCCTGGTGATCGCGAACCACTTCAAGTCGAAGGGCTCCGGCACCGGCGAGAACGCCGACCAGGGCGACGGGCAGGGTGCGTCGAACGCCGACCGTGTCGAGCAGGCGAAGGCCCTGGTGACCTTCTCCACCGACATGCAGGAGCAGTACGGCACCGACAAGGTGTTCATGCTCGGCGACTTCAACGCCTACAGCAAGGAAGACCCGGTGGTGGTCCTCGACGAGGCCGGTTACACCGACCTCGGCCCGGCGCTCGACAGCACCGAGTACTCGTACGTGTTCTCCGGCCTGAGCGGCTCGCTCGACCACGTGTTCGCGTCGGAGGCCGCGCTCGAGACGGTCACCGGCGTGGACATCTGGAACATCAACTCGGTCGAGTCGGTGGGTCTGGAGTACAGCCGCTACAACTACAACGCCACGAACCTGTACAACGACGACGTGTACCGGGCGAGCGACCACGACCCGATCCTGGTCGGCTTCGACCTCGACGCCGCGGGCACCGACCCGGGCACGGACCCGACGCCGGTGCCGGCCCCGACCCCGACGCCGGTGCCGACTCCGGTGCCGCCGGTCGACGGGATCACCCCGCCGGTTGTTCCGGTGGCGCCGTCGGGGTCGCTGTTGACGGAGGCGAGTCGTGGTGGGGTGTCGGCTCCGGCGTCGGCTCGTGCGGGGGAGACGATCACGGTGACGGTGGGCACGGCGTCTGCCGGTGACGCGGTGAACGTGTGGTTGTTCTCGGAGCCGACGTTGATCGGTACCGTGGTGGTGGGTGCTGACGGGACGGTTCGGGTGACGATCCCGGCGGACACGGTGGCTGGTGTGCACCGGTTGGCGGTGACGGCTGCGGACGGGAGTCTGATCGGGTGGACCCCGATCACGATCACCACGGACGGGCAGCTCGCGTTCACGGGTGCCGCAGGGCTCGGTGCCGGTGCGTTGGTGGCGTTCCTGCTGCTCGCGGCGGGTGCGGGTGTGCTGGTGGTGCGTCGCCGACGTCGGACGGTGGCTGCGGAGTAG
- a CDS encoding MBL fold metallo-hydrolase, with the protein MSPREPRSVVSVAPGVVFVEGPVSNWVVLAEEDGVALIDAGYPADTDLVLDTVRAAGHDPDDLRRVYVTHGHVDHVGGIPGILERHPDVEVLAHADELANVRGPERQQVTPAEIGGRLASPRVLAWLARAIRSDALRPTTVPSARAFTGADFAGRAISPFPAVGHTDGSTAYLLPAADAIVTGDAVVSRHDTQPGSWAPRPRMITPFFTADQDRALESARALPFPALVLPGHGPAVRRVGGTWMPIG; encoded by the coding sequence ATGAGCCCGCGCGAACCCCGTTCCGTCGTGTCCGTCGCCCCCGGAGTCGTCTTCGTCGAGGGCCCGGTGTCCAACTGGGTGGTGCTGGCGGAGGAGGACGGCGTCGCGCTGATCGACGCCGGGTACCCGGCCGACACTGACCTCGTGCTCGACACCGTGCGCGCCGCCGGACACGACCCCGACGACCTCCGTCGCGTCTACGTGACGCACGGGCACGTCGACCACGTCGGCGGCATCCCCGGGATCCTCGAGCGGCACCCCGACGTCGAGGTGCTCGCCCACGCCGACGAGCTCGCCAACGTGCGCGGACCGGAACGGCAGCAGGTCACGCCGGCGGAGATCGGCGGCCGGCTCGCCAGCCCCCGCGTGCTCGCCTGGCTGGCGCGGGCCATCCGATCCGACGCCCTGCGACCCACCACCGTGCCGTCCGCTCGCGCGTTCACCGGTGCAGACTTCGCAGGTCGGGCGATCTCGCCGTTCCCGGCCGTCGGCCACACCGACGGCTCGACCGCGTACCTGCTGCCCGCGGCGGATGCGATCGTCACGGGCGACGCGGTCGTCAGCCGACACGACACCCAGCCGGGGTCGTGGGCCCCGCGCCCGCGGATGATCACACCGTTCTTCACCGCCGACCAGGACCGCGCGCTCGAGTCGGCACGGGCGCTGCCGTTCCCGGCCCTCGTGCTGCCGGGACACGGACCGGCCGTCCGACGTGTGGGCGGGACCTGGATGCCGATCGGCTGA
- the truA gene encoding tRNA pseudouridine(38-40) synthase TruA: MDETVGFQDPDSTGDVRLRLDIAYDGAAFSGWARQPGLRTVQGALETALATVFTRWGEPPLLTVAGRTDAGVHATGQVAHLDLSAEQWAALTAKRGTGRSPLDGLLKRVNGIAAPEGDVVVTGASVAPAGFDARFSPLWRRYEYRIADADAPRDPRRRGHTVWHAARLDPAAMERGALTLLGLHDFATFCKPREGATTIRTLQQFRWDREPDGVLVARLQADAFCHSMVRAMVGATIAVGEGRFGPDRLEELRVAEERTSAFKTAPAKGLTLTEVGYPADAELAERAEQTRARRSVDGTVEG; the protein is encoded by the coding sequence GTGGACGAGACGGTCGGCTTCCAGGACCCCGACAGCACGGGCGACGTGCGGCTGCGGTTGGACATCGCCTACGACGGGGCGGCGTTCTCCGGGTGGGCCCGGCAGCCGGGGCTCCGGACCGTGCAGGGCGCGCTCGAGACCGCACTCGCCACCGTCTTCACCCGCTGGGGCGAACCGCCGCTGCTCACCGTCGCCGGACGCACCGACGCCGGGGTGCACGCCACGGGGCAGGTCGCACACCTGGACCTGTCGGCGGAGCAGTGGGCAGCGCTCACCGCCAAGCGCGGGACGGGCCGCTCACCGCTCGACGGGCTGCTCAAGCGGGTCAACGGCATCGCGGCACCCGAGGGGGACGTCGTCGTCACCGGTGCCTCGGTGGCACCCGCCGGGTTCGACGCGCGGTTCTCCCCGCTCTGGCGCCGGTACGAATACCGGATCGCGGACGCCGACGCCCCGCGCGATCCACGTCGTCGTGGGCACACGGTCTGGCACGCGGCGCGGCTCGACCCGGCAGCGATGGAGCGCGGTGCGCTGACGTTGCTCGGGCTGCACGACTTCGCGACGTTCTGCAAGCCGCGCGAGGGGGCGACGACCATCCGGACGTTGCAGCAGTTCCGCTGGGACCGCGAGCCGGACGGTGTGCTGGTGGCGCGCCTCCAGGCTGACGCCTTCTGCCACTCGATGGTGCGGGCGATGGTCGGCGCGACCATCGCCGTGGGCGAGGGCCGTTTCGGCCCGGACCGCCTCGAGGAACTGCGCGTCGCCGAGGAGCGCACGAGCGCCTTCAAGACGGCGCCGGCGAAGGGACTGACGCTGACCGAGGTGGGGTACCCGGCGGACGCGGAGCTCGCGGAGCGGGCGGAGCAGACCCGGGCCCGACGGTCGGTGGACGGTACCGTCGAGGGATGA